CGCCGACCGCGCCCTGACGCGCGGCTGGCTGGGGCTGCCCCCCGACCCCGCCCCGCGCGGCCTCAGCGGGTTCGCGCTGCAACTGCGGCTCGCGGAGGACCGGGGCCGCGCCCACCACGTCCTGTGGCCCGCCGACTACGCCCGCGAGTGGCGGGACATCCGCGCGGGGCGGCTGCCGACCGACCCCACCCTCTACCTGCACCTCGACGGCGACCGCGCCTTCCTGCTCGTGAACGCGCCGCCCGAGCCCGGGGTGGCGGGTGACGGGCACGAGTACGGCGCCTTCCTGCTGCGCTCGCTCCAAGCCCGCTTTCCGCTCAATGTGGCCGAGTGGCGGCCCCTCTCGCCCGCCGACTACGCGCGCACGGCGGTCGCGGGGGCCCTGTATGGCCGCGCCCCCCACGGCCTGACGGGCAGCCTGCGCCCGGACTGGACCCTCCCCGCCGCGCGGAATCTGGTGCAGGTCGGCGGCACGGTCCACCCCGGCGGCGGCGTCCCGCTCTCCATGCTCAGCGGCTGGAACGGCGCGGGAAAGCTGATCGGCCTGCCCTACGACGACCTGGACGGCTTCCGGGTCCCGGGCGAGGGGGAGACGTGGGCGGACCTGGAGTGAGGGGGCTGGAGAGCCTGCCCGGGCCCCCCGTCCGGCCCCCCGTCGGCCACCTCCAGGACTGGGCGCTGGCCCCCCTGCCGCTGGTCGAGGAGGGGGCGCGGCGCGCACGGCTGGCGGGGCGCGACCTCTTCCACCTGCGGCTGGGCCTGCCCGCCGTGGTGGGCTTCAGCCCCGCCTGGAACCGCCGATTGCTGGGCGACCTGGGGACCTTTCGCAGCGCCGGAAGCTTTTCCCGGGTGGTCCCGCATCTGGCGGGCGGCGTGATCCTGACGGACGCGCCGGGGCATGCCCCGAGACGCCGGGCGGTGAACCCCGGCTTCGGCAAGGCCCATCTGGAGGAGCTGCGGGTCCGTATCCGCGCCGCCCTTCCCCCCATTCCGGCGGGCGACTTCGACGCGCTGGCCTGGGCGGATGGGGTAGTTTTGCGCCTGCTGAACGTGGCGTATTTCAGCGGCGAGTTCGACTCCCGGCTGCTGCACGCCTTCCTCGCGCCGCTGCGCCAGCCCTTTCCCCTCGCGGTGCTGCCCCGCCCCCGGCTGTTTCGCCGGGTGAATGCCGAATTGCGCTGCCTCGCCGAGCGGCGGTTGAGGGGGGGCGGCGACGACCTCCTCGCCCACCTCGCGCCCCTCCCCGGCGGGCTGGAGGAGACGCGGGTGAGTCTCGCCGCCGCCCACGACACGACCACGCACGCGCTGGCCTGGTCGATCTGGCACGTCGCCGCCAATCCCGCCTGGCACGCGCCCGAACACCACCCCGCCGTCCTGAAAGAAACGCTGCGCCTCTATCCCCCCGGCTGGATGGGCAGCCGCCGCCTCGCCCATGACGTGACGTGGAATGGCGTGCGCCTGCCGCGCGGCACCCTCGCCCTGTACAGCCCCTACCTCAGCGGACGGGACCCGGAGCTGTGGGCGGCCCCCCAGGAGTTGCGGCCCGAACGCTGGCAAACCCCGCCTCCCGCCTGGGCCTACCTTCCCTTCGGCGCTGGCGAGCGGGTCTGCCTGGGGATGCACCTCGCCCGGTTCCTCATCCTGGAGGTTCTGGCCGCGCTGCCCCCGCTGGGGGCCGTCTCCGGCGATCCCCGCCCCCAGCCCGGGATCACGCTGGGTCCGGTGGGGCCGCTGGTGGTGCGGCGCGGTGCGTAAGAGGGGGAGAACACTTTTTTCCGGCTGCATACCTTGACTTCCCCTGCATTCCACGCTATTCTTCTTCCATCACCGCCCAAGAGGCGGCTTTTTTATTGCCCCTTTCCCCAACGCGCTAGCCTGCGGCATGACGTTGCCCGCCGAGCCCCCTCCCGCGCCCGCCCCGGAGACCGGCCCGCCGCGCCCGGTGGGGGCGGGCGAGCGTTCCCTCCTGCCCGATGTGCTGCGGGGTTTGGCGCTGCTGGGCATCCTGGTGGTCAACGTGCAGGACTTCGCGGGGTTCCGCGAGTGGACGCAGGTGGGGATCGACCGGGTGGTGCAGGTGCTCACCGACATCTTTCTGAATGGGCGCTCGATCAGCCTGTTCGCCATGCTGTTTGGGTGGGGGGCCGCCGGGCTGCTCGCGCGGCACGGGCCGGGGACTCTGGCGCGGCGGCTGGTGGTGCTGTTCGTCCTCGGCACCGCCCACTTCGTGTTCGTGTGGCACGGGGACATCATCTCGATGTACGCGCTGCTCGCCGTCGCGCTTCTCTTCACCGCCCGGCTGACGGCCCGCACGCTCGTCCTGCTGTCCGGGCTGCTGGGCGGGTGGTGGCTCCTGAGCGGGTTGCTGGCGGGGCTCGCGGCGGTGGGCAGCCCGGCGGGCCGTCCCGTGTTCTTTCCCAACCTCGTGCCCGGCATGGGGTACCTGGAGTTCGTGGCGTGGCGGGCCGCCAACTTTGTGGAGGATCAGCTCGGCAGCGCGGTCTACAACGGCCCCTGGCTGATCGCCCTCTTCTGCCTGGGGGCCGCCGCGCAGCGCACCGGCCTGCTGACCCGGCCCGGGGAACACCGCCCGCTGCTGCGCCGCCTCGCGGTGTGGGGGCTCGCCGTCGGCCTCCCGCTGGGCGTGCTGCTCGCGTGGCTGAACACCCAGGGGACACGCCCCGCCTTCCTGTTCTCCATCCCCGTGCGGATGGGGGGTGGCCTGGCGACGGCGCTGGGGTACGTGGGCGTGCTGGGGCTGCTCGCTTCCCGGGGCCGCCTGGGGCCGCTGAGGGCCTTCGCCGCCAGCGGGAGGGTCGCCATGAGCAACTACATCGCCCAGAGCCTGGTCATGACGACCTTCTTCTATCCCTACGGGGGCGGGCAGTTCGGCCGTTGGGGGGCGGCGCCCGCCGTGGCGCTCGCGCTGCTCGTGGGGCTGGCCCAGCTCCCCGTGAGCGCGTGGCTCCTGCGCCGCTTCG
This genomic interval from Deinococcus aerius contains the following:
- a CDS encoding cytochrome P450, with protein sequence MGGPGVRGLESLPGPPVRPPVGHLQDWALAPLPLVEEGARRARLAGRDLFHLRLGLPAVVGFSPAWNRRLLGDLGTFRSAGSFSRVVPHLAGGVILTDAPGHAPRRRAVNPGFGKAHLEELRVRIRAALPPIPAGDFDALAWADGVVLRLLNVAYFSGEFDSRLLHAFLAPLRQPFPLAVLPRPRLFRRVNAELRCLAERRLRGGGDDLLAHLAPLPGGLEETRVSLAAAHDTTTHALAWSIWHVAANPAWHAPEHHPAVLKETLRLYPPGWMGSRRLAHDVTWNGVRLPRGTLALYSPYLSGRDPELWAAPQELRPERWQTPPPAWAYLPFGAGERVCLGMHLARFLILEVLAALPPLGAVSGDPRPQPGITLGPVGPLVVRRGA
- a CDS encoding DUF418 domain-containing protein encodes the protein MTLPAEPPPAPAPETGPPRPVGAGERSLLPDVLRGLALLGILVVNVQDFAGFREWTQVGIDRVVQVLTDIFLNGRSISLFAMLFGWGAAGLLARHGPGTLARRLVVLFVLGTAHFVFVWHGDIISMYALLAVALLFTARLTARTLVLLSGLLGGWWLLSGLLAGLAAVGSPAGRPVFFPNLVPGMGYLEFVAWRAANFVEDQLGSAVYNGPWLIALFCLGAAAQRTGLLTRPGEHRPLLRRLAVWGLAVGLPLGVLLAWLNTQGTRPAFLFSIPVRMGGGLATALGYVGVLGLLASRGRLGPLRAFAASGRVAMSNYIAQSLVMTTFFYPYGGGQFGRWGAAPAVALALLVGLAQLPVSAWLLRRFGSGPLERLTRRLVYGRPDRREPGES